In Dromiciops gliroides isolate mDroGli1 chromosome 4, mDroGli1.pri, whole genome shotgun sequence, one DNA window encodes the following:
- the LOC122754593 gene encoding 60S ribosomal protein L38-like — translation MPLALWKLLSLSGPALTPHSTTAATRPQKIKEMKDFLLTARQKDAKSVKIKKNKDNVKFKVLCSRDLYTFVITNKEKAEKLKQSLSPGLAVKELK, via the exons ATGCCactgg CCCTTTGGAAGTTGCTCAGTCTCTCAGGCCCTGCGCTGACCCCTCATTCTACCACTGCTGCCACCAGGCCCCaaaaaatcaaggaaatgaaAGACTTCTTGCTCACAGCCAGGCAAAAGGATGCCAAATCTGTAAAGATCAAGAAAAACAAGGACAATGTGAAGTTTAAGGTTCTCTGTAGCAGGGACCTGTATACCTTTGTCATCACaaacaaagagaaggcagagaaacttAAACAGTCCTTGTCTCCTGGTTTGGCTGTGAAGGAGCTGAAGTGA
- the LOC122726578 gene encoding non-histone chromosomal protein HMG-14-like, which translates to MPKRKVNSAEGEAKEESKRRSARLSAKPVLTKVEPKPKKTAGKDKSEDKKVYTKGKKGAKGKQTEATNQEETKDELPAENGETKNEEVLV; encoded by the coding sequence ATGCCCAAGAGGAAGGTCAACTCTGCAGAAGGGGAAGCAAAGGAGGAGTCCAAGAGGAGATCTGCCAGATTGTCAGCTAAACCAGTCCTTACAAAGGTTGAACCCAAGCCCAAAAAGACAGCAGGGAAGGATAAATCTGAGGACAAAAAAGTttacacaaaagggaaaaaaggagcaaaaggaaaacaaactgaAGCTACTAACCAAGAAGAAACTAAAGATGAATTGCCTGCAGAAAATGGAGAAACTAAAAATGAAGAGGTTCTAGTCTGA